In Afipia carboxidovorans OM5, the sequence TCAATGCCAAGGAGCAGGACGTGGTGGCGGCGGCTCGCGATCTCACCAATGGCCGTGGCGTCGACGTGGTGATCGAGTCGGCGGGAAGCCCTGCGGCGTTTCGGACGACGATGGAAGCCGTGCGGCCTGGCGGCCAGGTGATCTGGCTCGGCAAGGTCGATGTACAGCAGGATGTCTCGTTCCGCTGGGGCTCGCTGATGCAGGAAAAGCGCATCCGCCGCGTGAGCTATGGCAATGCCCGCCCGTTGCGTGATTTTCCGCTGCTGGCGCAGGCCTATCTCGACGGCAAGCTCGATCTCGACTCGTTGATCTCGCGCCGTATCTCGCTTGAGGATATCAACGCCGGCTTTGAAGCGCTGAAGCGGGGCGAGACGATCCGCAGCATTGTGATGTTCGACTAAGACGAGCGGGTAAACCTCTGGCGGCGGCCGCCGCCAGAGGCTCTCCCTGCATCAGGTATCGAGCGTCTTGCGTGCGAAATCCTCGATATAGTCGATCAGGCGGTCGGAGGCGTCGGCTGCGCCCTTCGGGTCACGGTCCGCAATCGCCTTGGCGACCTTGGCATGGAGCGTCGCCGCCAACGGCAGGTCGGCAACCCGCTGATAGTGCTGATACCAGAACCGGCGGGAGGTTGCGCTCATCAGACCGATCGAGCGGCGGGCAAATTCGTTATGCGCGGCATTGGCGATGAGGCCGTTGAAGCGCTGATCGAGCCGCATGAACTCGATGTCGTCGGCGCTCTTGGCGGCTTTCACCATGTTCTTGGCGAGCTCGGCGAACTCCTTCCGCTCCTCGTCATTCGCCCGTTCGGCGGCGAGGCGGGCCATCAGCCGTTCGATCTCGCGGCGAACCTCGAGCAGGCGGAGCTGTTTCTGCAGGTTGATTTCGGAGACCATGATGCCGCGTCTCGGGATAATCACGACGAGGCCATCGTGGGCGAGGCGCTGCAGGGCCTCGCGGGTCGGCGTGCGCCCGATCTTCAGGCGCTGCATCAGCGTGCGTTCCGACAACACCGTGCCGGGGGGAATTTGCAGAGTAACAATGATTTCTTCGAGCTCGCTATAGGCGAGGTCTGTCAGGGTCGCGTGGTTAGCCCTCGCTGCAGAGGTGCGCCGCTTTGAAGTTTTTTTTTTGATTTCAAAATTCGTCTCTTTTCTGGCCAGCGACAGCTCGCCGCAGGCTGAGATGTTCGCATCGTCTCGAAAATCGGTCGTAAAAAACAGCGTCTCAGTCTATATCAGGGAACGATATATCCAGAGCGGTTAGTTTAAACGATTCTCTTTATGATCGACCCTACATTGCTTGTATATCACTGACAAGAGGGTTGTATATCAATGACGTAACGGGTGCGGTTAGCGTGCCGGGCCTGATGCGTGGGAGATCAGTTTGACCAGATCCGAGGTGATGCCGCCGTCCGGTTTGGCGAGTTCGTCGAGGATCGAATAATGATGATGCCCCTGTAAAACGCGCATTTTCACATCGAGATTCTGCTTTTCTGCTGCCGCGGCGTACTCGCGGGACTGCCGTTGCAATTCCGGCAGCTCGCTGCCGCCGACCACCAGACGTTGCGGCGGCAGCCCCGTCCGCAGGTGGTGCAGAGGGCTTAGTGTTTGGATATCTTCTAATGTCAATTGCAGCGGCTCGTTGAGATAGTTCAGCGACAGCGGCTCCA encodes:
- a CDS encoding GntR family transcriptional regulator: MKKKTSKRRTSAARANHATLTDLAYSELEEIIVTLQIPPGTVLSERTLMQRLKIGRTPTREALQRLAHDGLVVIIPRRGIMVSEINLQKQLRLLEVRREIERLMARLAAERANDEERKEFAELAKNMVKAAKSADDIEFMRLDQRFNGLIANAAHNEFARRSIGLMSATSRRFWYQHYQRVADLPLAATLHAKVAKAIADRDPKGAADASDRLIDYIEDFARKTLDT